A region of Terriglobia bacterium DNA encodes the following proteins:
- the gcvPA gene encoding aminomethyl-transferring glycine dehydrogenase subunit GcvPA gives MRYLPHGPADRKAMLQYIGASGPDDLVATVPEELRLRGPLDLPPPLSEMELQDRMSELSMKNASTGCYRSFLGAGAYDHFVPVAVDHLLSRTEFYSSYTPYQPEISQGTLQTIFEFQSLVCMLTELDVANASLYDGATAVVEALLMASRVVGRDRIVVAGTLHPEYLATVRTYFRNLGLSLTAVPWGDDGRVDPRALGAAVDESTAAVAVQSPNAFGVVERLDRISAEARAKGAAAVAVVAEPYSLGVLRGPGALGCDVAVGEAQAFGNALSFGGPYLGFMAARDRYVRQMPGRIVGETTDLEGRRGFVLTLSTREQHIRRAKATSNICTNQGLCMTAATIHLALIGREGLRGIALANRAKASYTAGKLAAVKGVKRAFAGPVFNEFVLDLPRPAAEVLEALRGKGILGGLDLSRWFPEMRQRILVAVTERTRREDSDAYAAAMAEVL, from the coding sequence ATGCGCTACCTGCCGCACGGACCCGCCGACCGGAAGGCGATGCTTCAGTACATCGGGGCTTCGGGCCCCGACGATCTCGTGGCCACCGTGCCGGAGGAACTCCGGCTCCGGGGACCACTGGATCTTCCCCCGCCGTTGTCCGAGATGGAGCTTCAGGACCGGATGTCCGAGCTATCCATGAAGAACGCCTCCACCGGCTGTTACCGTTCGTTCCTGGGGGCGGGGGCGTACGACCACTTCGTCCCGGTCGCGGTGGACCACCTGCTGTCGCGGACGGAGTTCTACTCCTCCTACACGCCGTATCAGCCGGAGATCAGCCAGGGGACCCTCCAGACGATCTTCGAGTTCCAGAGCCTCGTGTGCATGCTCACGGAGCTGGACGTGGCCAACGCGTCGCTCTACGACGGAGCGACCGCGGTGGTCGAGGCCCTGCTGATGGCGAGCCGGGTCGTGGGGCGCGACCGGATCGTGGTCGCCGGCACTCTCCATCCGGAGTACCTCGCGACCGTAAGGACGTACTTCAGGAACCTCGGCCTCTCGCTCACGGCCGTGCCGTGGGGGGACGACGGCCGAGTGGACCCGCGGGCCCTGGGCGCGGCGGTGGACGAGAGCACCGCGGCGGTCGCGGTGCAGAGCCCGAACGCGTTCGGGGTCGTGGAGCGGCTCGATCGGATCTCGGCGGAGGCCCGGGCGAAGGGAGCGGCGGCCGTGGCGGTCGTCGCGGAGCCGTACAGCCTCGGCGTGCTCCGGGGCCCCGGCGCCCTCGGGTGCGACGTCGCCGTCGGCGAGGCGCAAGCGTTCGGGAACGCGCTGTCGTTCGGCGGGCCGTACCTCGGATTCATGGCGGCCCGCGACCGATACGTCCGGCAGATGCCCGGGCGGATCGTGGGCGAGACCACCGACCTCGAGGGGCGCCGCGGCTTCGTCCTGACCCTCTCCACCCGCGAGCAGCACATCCGCCGCGCGAAGGCGACCTCGAACATCTGCACCAACCAGGGGCTGTGCATGACGGCGGCGACGATCCACCTGGCGCTGATCGGAAGGGAAGGCCTCCGCGGAATCGCCCTCGCGAACCGGGCGAAGGCGTCCTATACCGCCGGGAAGCTCGCCGCCGTGAAAGGCGTGAAGCGCGCGTTCGCCGGGCCCGTGTTCAACGAGTTCGTCCTCGACCTCCCGCGGCCCGCCGCCGAGGTTCTCGAGGCGCTCCGCGGGAAGGGGATCCTCGGCGGGCTCGACCTCTCGAGGTGGTTCCCGGAGATGCGCCAACGGATCCTGGTCGCGGTCACCGAGCGCACGCGCCGCGAAGATTCGGACGCCTACGCGGCGGCCATGGCGGAGGTGCTGTGA
- the gcvH gene encoding glycine cleavage system protein GcvH, which yields MYPKQMRYTKEHEWVAATGDVGAIGITDFAQHELGDIVYVELPAVGRRVKTGETLGTIESVKAVSEVYAPVSGLVTEVNAALSDAPETLNKDPHGAGWICKLKLEDPKEPDRLMDADAYTAFVAK from the coding sequence ATGTACCCGAAGCAGATGCGTTACACGAAGGAGCACGAGTGGGTCGCGGCCACCGGGGACGTCGGCGCGATCGGCATCACCGACTTCGCGCAGCACGAGCTGGGCGACATCGTGTACGTCGAGCTGCCCGCGGTCGGACGCCGCGTGAAGACCGGCGAGACCCTGGGGACCATCGAGTCGGTGAAGGCGGTGTCCGAGGTCTACGCGCCGGTCTCAGGCCTGGTGACCGAGGTGAACGCCGCGCTGTCCGACGCCCCCGAGACGCTGAACAAGGACCCCCACGGGGCGGGCTGGATCTGCAAGCTGAAGCTCGAGGACCCGAAGGAGCCCGACCGGCTGATGGACGCGGACGCCTACACCGCCTTCGTCGCGAAGTAA
- the gcvT gene encoding glycine cleavage system aminomethyltransferase GcvT, whose product MTNEQELRHTPLHRAHVAAGARMVEFAGWHMPVQYTGVVDEHVAVRTRAGLFDVSHMGEVLVTGKEAQGYLQHVTCNDVSKLVPGRIHYSGLMTPNGAFVDDLLIYKMGEEYFFVVVNAANTAKDFAWMSDRAKGYDVEVADASADWAQIALQGPRSLEILKPLAAADLASMKYYSFVRADVDSVPCIVSRTGYTGEDGFEIYSPPDAGERIWYAVLGSGAPHGLVPVGLGARDTLRLESKMALYGNDIDATTTALEADLGWIVKLEKGPFVGSDVLARQKEEGIQRKLVGFETEGRAVARHGFPAFVGGRPAGAVTSGSFAPFLRKNIGLVYLPDGSWEPGTRFEVEIRGRREPAVVVPTPFYKRPK is encoded by the coding sequence GTGACGAACGAGCAGGAACTTCGGCACACTCCGCTTCACCGAGCCCACGTGGCGGCCGGAGCCCGAATGGTGGAGTTCGCCGGGTGGCACATGCCGGTCCAGTACACCGGGGTCGTGGACGAGCACGTGGCGGTCCGGACCCGCGCCGGCCTGTTCGACGTGAGCCACATGGGCGAGGTCCTGGTCACCGGAAAGGAGGCGCAGGGGTACCTCCAGCACGTGACCTGCAACGACGTGTCGAAGCTCGTGCCGGGCCGGATCCACTACAGCGGCCTGATGACCCCGAACGGGGCCTTCGTGGACGACCTCCTCATCTACAAGATGGGGGAGGAGTACTTCTTCGTGGTGGTGAACGCCGCGAACACGGCAAAGGACTTCGCCTGGATGAGCGACCGCGCGAAGGGGTACGACGTGGAGGTGGCCGACGCCTCGGCCGATTGGGCGCAGATCGCGTTGCAGGGGCCGAGGTCCCTCGAGATCCTGAAGCCCCTCGCGGCCGCGGACCTGGCGTCGATGAAGTACTACTCCTTCGTCCGCGCCGACGTGGACTCCGTCCCGTGCATCGTCTCGCGGACCGGGTACACCGGCGAGGACGGCTTCGAGATCTACTCGCCGCCCGACGCGGGAGAGCGGATCTGGTACGCGGTCCTCGGCTCGGGGGCTCCCCACGGTCTCGTGCCGGTCGGACTCGGGGCCCGCGACACGCTCCGTCTCGAGTCGAAGATGGCGCTCTACGGCAACGACATCGACGCCACGACCACCGCGCTCGAGGCGGACCTCGGCTGGATCGTCAAGCTCGAGAAGGGGCCGTTCGTCGGCAGCGACGTGCTCGCGCGCCAGAAGGAAGAGGGGATCCAAAGGAAGCTCGTGGGGTTCGAGACGGAGGGGCGCGCCGTCGCCCGCCACGGCTTCCCGGCCTTCGTGGGCGGGAGGCCCGCGGGGGCGGTCACGAGCGGGAGCTTCGCCCCGTTCCTCAGGAAGAACATCGGGCTCGTCTACCTTCCCGACGGGTCGTGGGAGCCCGGAACTCGGTTCGAGGTGGAGATCCGAGGACGGCGCGAGCCCGCGGTCGTGGTGCCGACGCCGTTCTACAAGCGTCCCAAGTGA
- a CDS encoding uroporphyrinogen-III synthase produces MSRERPLEGRTVLLTRPESEGRELAARLANLGARVVTEPVVAFESLAEAPEARSAAERVDRYDLLVFTSANGVRFFAEALRRVGKEPGDVRVRVAAVGPGTAKALRESGFVVQRVAAESRADGLAAELRGEVRPGTRVLWARAESVRRVLPEALAAAGAEVDEVAVYRTLASARAPAAAARLATGDLDAVVFASPSAVRLLLEAVPGSSAAAAGGLRRARRVAIGEVTAAALDRAGYPASSVAGAPTDDELESALLRSFRD; encoded by the coding sequence ATGTCCAGGGAGCGGCCCCTCGAGGGGAGGACGGTCCTGCTCACCCGGCCGGAATCCGAAGGTCGCGAGCTGGCGGCACGTCTCGCGAACCTCGGGGCGCGGGTCGTGACTGAGCCGGTCGTGGCGTTCGAGTCGCTGGCCGAGGCTCCCGAGGCGCGATCCGCCGCCGAGCGAGTCGATCGCTACGATCTCCTGGTGTTCACCAGCGCCAACGGCGTGCGGTTCTTCGCCGAGGCGCTGAGGCGTGTGGGGAAGGAGCCCGGGGACGTCAGGGTCCGCGTGGCGGCGGTCGGACCCGGCACGGCGAAGGCGCTCCGCGAGTCGGGATTCGTGGTCCAAAGGGTCGCGGCGGAAAGCCGCGCCGACGGGCTCGCGGCCGAGCTTCGAGGGGAGGTCCGGCCCGGCACGCGCGTCCTGTGGGCCAGGGCCGAGTCGGTCCGTCGAGTCCTGCCCGAGGCGCTCGCCGCCGCGGGGGCGGAGGTCGACGAGGTCGCGGTGTACCGGACCCTCGCCTCGGCGCGCGCACCGGCGGCGGCGGCGAGGCTCGCGACCGGCGATCTCGACGCGGTGGTGTTCGCGTCGCCCTCGGCGGTGAGGCTCCTGCTCGAGGCCGTCCCCGGCTCTAGCGCGGCGGCGGCGGGGGGGCTGCGCCGCGCGAGGCGGGTGGCGATCGGCGAGGTCACGGCGGCCGCGCTCGATCGGGCCGGCTATCCCGCGTCGTCGGTCGCCGGGGCGCCCACCGACGACGAGCTCGAATCGGCGCTCCTACGTTCGTTCCGGGACTGA
- the hemC gene encoding hydroxymethylbilane synthase: MGSPERAVLGTRGSPLALWQARHVSRLLERASPGLAVELAIIKTEGDRVADRPFGDLKGRGFFVKEIEDALLEGRIDLAVHSLKDLPTEQPRGLEVAAVLPRHDPRDALLSVEGWSFAEIPARTVVATGSPRRRSQLLHARPDLATCLVRGNVDTRIRKLREGRFGAMVLALAGVERLGISEVPIRPIPTEVCLPAVGQGAVAVECRERDDAIRRRLATLTDSETLLCVLAERAFLRRLGGGCLAPATAHARIVDGRILLDAMVGDPDGGRLLRDRAEGGSEDGARLGEGLADRLLAAGGEAILTDARSAAPGGAATQA; the protein is encoded by the coding sequence ATGGGTAGTCCGGAGAGGGCGGTGCTGGGGACGCGCGGGAGCCCGCTGGCCCTCTGGCAGGCGCGGCACGTGTCCCGGCTCCTCGAGCGGGCGAGCCCGGGGCTCGCCGTCGAGCTCGCGATCATCAAGACCGAAGGGGACCGGGTCGCGGACCGTCCGTTCGGGGACCTTAAGGGCCGGGGGTTCTTCGTCAAGGAGATCGAGGACGCGCTCCTCGAAGGTAGGATCGATCTGGCCGTGCACAGCCTCAAGGACCTGCCGACGGAGCAGCCCCGAGGCCTCGAGGTCGCGGCGGTCCTGCCGAGGCACGATCCGCGGGATGCGCTGTTGTCCGTCGAGGGGTGGTCGTTCGCCGAGATCCCCGCGAGGACGGTGGTGGCGACCGGGAGCCCGCGGCGGAGGTCGCAGCTCCTCCACGCGCGGCCGGACCTCGCCACGTGCCTCGTCCGCGGGAACGTCGACACGAGGATCCGCAAGCTTCGCGAGGGACGATTCGGGGCGATGGTCCTCGCGCTGGCCGGCGTCGAGCGACTCGGAATCAGCGAGGTCCCGATCCGGCCGATCCCGACCGAGGTTTGTCTACCGGCGGTGGGCCAGGGGGCGGTCGCGGTGGAGTGCCGGGAGCGGGACGATGCCATCCGCCGCCGGCTCGCGACCCTCACCGATTCCGAGACGCTCCTCTGCGTACTCGCGGAGCGCGCCTTCCTCCGTCGCCTGGGCGGAGGCTGCCTCGCGCCGGCGACGGCGCACGCGCGGATCGTGGACGGGCGCATCCTCCTGGACGCGATGGTGGGCGATCCCGACGGCGGGAGGCTCCTGCGCGACCGTGCCGAAGGGGGCTCCGAGGACGGCGCCCGGCTGGGCGAGGGTCTCGCCGATCGCCTCCTCGCCGCGGGGGGCGAGGCGATCCTCACAGACGCCCGGAGCGCCGCACCGGGCGGCGCCGCGACGCAGGCGTAA